In Arctopsyche grandis isolate Sample6627 chromosome 13, ASM5162203v2, whole genome shotgun sequence, one DNA window encodes the following:
- the LOC143921505 gene encoding uncharacterized protein LOC143921505 gives MDLKHELVYRPGPTELLMGAVKTEPELAASTSGAAAANGHAPSAALPPAAAPAPAPPYTAAPTAAKRPRTDDWLTASPAPSTAPLTPSPGPPTHTYTHHSNGYSSPMSSGSYDPYSPNGKNGKSISSM, from the coding sequence ATGGACCTGAAGCACGAGCTGGTGTACCGGCCGGGCCCCACAGAGCTGCTGATGGGCGCGGTCAAGACAGAGCCGGAGCTGGCCGCGTCCACTTCGGGGGCGGCGGCTGCCAACGGGCACGCGCCCTCAGCAGCACTGCCACCGGCCGCCGCCccagcgcctgcgccccccTACACTGCCGCCCCCACCGCTGCCAAGAGGCCCCGCACTGATGACTGGCTCACGGCGTCTCCGGCGCCCTCCACGGCGCCCCTCACGCCCTCGCCAGGGCCGCCCACTCACACCTACACCCATCACTCCAACGGATACTCCTCGCCCATGTCCTCGGGCAGCTATGACCCCTACAGCCCCAATGGCAAAAACGGTAAGTCCATCTCATCTATGTAA